The Leadbettera azotonutricia ZAS-9 genome has a window encoding:
- the cysK gene encoding cysteine synthase A, giving the protein MSSNTEAGPLGPTDSRGRIYADITAARGNTPLVRLAKLGEGLSGTVLAKVEAFNPMNSVKCRIGAAMLDAAVRDGKLKPGGTVIEPTSGNTGIGLAFACAARNYKLILTMPETMSVERRKLAAMLGADVVLTSGKDGMNGAVNKARELVQSIPNSFMPLQFENPANPEAHRRTTAVEIWDDTAGAVDIFVAGVGTGGTITGVGEVLKERKPGVKIVAVEPDASPVLSGGRPGPHRIQGIGAGFIPKVLNRSIIDEIVRVTNEDAINTARRVARTEGILVGISAGAAVWAALQIAGRKESAGKTIVVILPDSGERYLSTQLSDTEE; this is encoded by the coding sequence ATGAGCAGTAATACTGAGGCCGGGCCTTTGGGTCCGACGGATTCGCGGGGAAGGATATACGCCGACATCACCGCTGCCAGAGGGAACACGCCCCTGGTGCGCCTTGCCAAACTGGGCGAGGGCTTAAGCGGAACAGTGCTTGCCAAGGTCGAAGCCTTTAACCCCATGAACAGCGTAAAGTGCCGCATCGGGGCGGCCATGCTGGACGCTGCGGTACGGGACGGGAAACTAAAACCCGGCGGCACGGTCATCGAGCCCACCTCAGGGAACACCGGCATAGGCCTGGCCTTTGCCTGCGCCGCCCGTAATTACAAGCTCATCCTCACCATGCCCGAAACCATGTCGGTGGAGCGGCGAAAACTTGCGGCAATGCTCGGCGCCGATGTGGTGCTCACCTCGGGCAAGGACGGCATGAACGGCGCGGTGAACAAGGCCCGCGAACTGGTTCAGTCCATTCCCAACAGTTTCATGCCCCTGCAATTTGAAAACCCCGCCAACCCCGAGGCTCACCGCAGAACCACTGCAGTCGAAATTTGGGACGACACAGCCGGCGCAGTGGATATCTTTGTCGCCGGCGTTGGCACAGGCGGAACAATTACCGGAGTAGGAGAAGTACTAAAAGAACGGAAGCCGGGTGTGAAAATAGTCGCAGTGGAACCCGACGCGTCGCCGGTGCTTTCGGGCGGCAGGCCCGGCCCCCACCGCATCCAGGGCATAGGCGCAGGGTTCATCCCCAAGGTGCTCAACCGCTCGATCATCGACGAAATAGTCCGGGTAACCAATGAAGACGCCATCAATACCGCGCGCCGTGTTGCCCGTACCGAAGGAATCCTCGTAGGAATATCGGCAGGCGCCGCAGTATGGGCTGCCCTGCAAATCGCGGGGCGGAAAGAAAGCGCCGGCAAGACCATTGTGGTGATCCTCCCCGATTCGGGGGAACGGTATCTTTCAACCCAGCTTTCGGATACAGAAGAATGA